The Methyloferula stellata AR4 genome includes a window with the following:
- a CDS encoding cupin domain-containing protein produces MNSIFVVATKDLPRAKVGGVDDPSVRWAGAFASYGGHGATQSSTIVYEIEPGGRLGWHTDATEETQYIIAGTGELRMEGGKIQQVKPGDVFVIPTPIRHDLANTGTETLRAVAFFAAPMFTQHFDNAMIAPDVHVLGTPNRNI; encoded by the coding sequence ATGAATTCAATTTTCGTCGTTGCAACCAAAGATCTTCCGCGTGCGAAGGTTGGTGGCGTGGATGATCCGTCGGTGCGTTGGGCCGGAGCCTTCGCGTCATACGGAGGACATGGAGCCACACAATCCTCGACAATCGTCTATGAAATCGAGCCGGGCGGGCGGCTCGGCTGGCATACGGACGCGACCGAGGAGACGCAATATATCATCGCCGGTACCGGCGAATTGCGCATGGAGGGCGGCAAGATCCAACAGGTCAAGCCGGGCGACGTTTTCGTCATTCCGACGCCCATACGTCATGACCTTGCGAACACGGGCACGGAAACATTGCGGGCGGTCGCCTTTTTCGCGGCGCCAATGTTCACGCAGCATTTCGACAATGCCATGATCGCGCCGGACGTGCATGTCCTAGGCACCCCGAACCGGAACATCTAA
- a CDS encoding ETC complex I subunit: MSARIYMPTRTTTQSGTARTKLWVLEFDPEMPREVEPLMGWTSSGDMKSQIRLRFGSKDEAVAYAERNGLAYRVEEPLPATRKIQSYSDNFKSSRLGQWTH, from the coding sequence ATGAGCGCACGAATCTACATGCCGACCAGAACCACGACGCAGTCCGGCACGGCGCGCACGAAATTATGGGTTCTCGAATTCGATCCGGAAATGCCGCGCGAGGTCGAGCCCTTGATGGGCTGGACGAGTTCCGGCGATATGAAGAGCCAGATCCGCCTGCGGTTCGGCAGCAAGGACGAAGCCGTCGCCTATGCCGAACGCAACGGCCTTGCCTATCGCGTCGAAGAGCCTTTGCCCGCGACACGGAAAATTCAATCTTATTCGGACAATTTCAAATCGTCCCGTCTCGGCCAATGGACGCATTAA
- a CDS encoding sensor domain-containing phosphodiesterase → MTKLAKPAQNYPIPTDETQRLAALAEYVVVDTPPEPEFDHIAELAADLFDVPIALISYVEKDRQFYKARVGFEACDSSRDVSFCTHVLVCDDVMVIPDARVDPRFKNNPYVIGEPFIRFYAGAPLITAEGHRIGSICVIDPEPRPRLNEHEKGILKKLATLSMDQLERRRIAILKQAFLRMAAATSDAIVCSNEDGLMTFWNTAAEGMFGYSANDVLGQPLEIIIPEFRATIRAEREAAHWTPERSSLGKAIEITGVRQDKTLFPAELSLTFWNDGEGRQFGAIIRDVSERHRAQEHMRYLTHFDRLTALPNRVRFIEVIEDELRGASIFCVLKVGLDRFKMINSSIGMAGGDAVLRATAERIVRTAGPDAFVGRIGADEFGVLLRSKDSHHAKSVGDQILAAMSEPFHVHGSISHVGASIGIASCSGPLHFENADAVLKCSMLALLHAKKTGGRRVELYRPQLSQQAEERRHLEDELRLAFARREFELYFQPQVRVGTRDIVGAEALLRWNHPERGLLLPSAFLSTLESSEIAVDVGLWIINAACAFAVELVLSGHMIRMGVNLFAAQLRAENLDIMVGTALSTHRLPANLLELEITETTILGLHDGVIESLRNLRKRGVSIAFDDYGTGYASLSLLKRYPLTRLKIDVEFVKGLLTDPDDAAIVRAVLALGRSMGFHVIAEGVETSQQLAKLIDFGCEEVQGYLFGKPMPAAQFLKLLKKGAASEAA, encoded by the coding sequence ATGACTAAATTGGCGAAGCCCGCACAAAACTATCCCATCCCGACTGATGAAACCCAGCGGCTCGCGGCATTGGCCGAATATGTCGTCGTCGACACGCCTCCCGAGCCCGAATTCGATCATATTGCGGAGCTCGCCGCCGATCTTTTCGACGTGCCGATCGCGCTGATTTCCTATGTTGAAAAAGATCGCCAATTCTACAAAGCGCGCGTCGGATTCGAGGCGTGCGACAGTTCTCGCGATGTCTCTTTTTGCACGCATGTGCTCGTTTGCGACGATGTCATGGTGATTCCCGACGCGCGCGTGGACCCGCGTTTCAAGAACAATCCCTATGTCATTGGAGAGCCATTCATCCGTTTCTACGCGGGTGCTCCTCTCATCACCGCCGAGGGGCACAGGATTGGATCAATCTGCGTCATCGATCCGGAGCCGCGTCCGCGGCTGAACGAGCATGAGAAGGGCATTCTCAAAAAGCTTGCGACGCTTAGCATGGATCAGCTTGAGCGGCGTCGCATTGCCATTTTGAAGCAAGCTTTTTTGCGGATGGCGGCGGCGACCTCTGACGCAATCGTGTGTTCGAACGAAGACGGGCTTATGACCTTTTGGAATACGGCGGCCGAGGGAATGTTCGGCTATTCGGCGAATGACGTCCTGGGCCAGCCGCTCGAAATAATCATTCCTGAATTTCGTGCGACCATCCGAGCCGAAAGGGAGGCTGCGCATTGGACGCCCGAAAGATCTTCGCTGGGGAAGGCGATCGAGATCACGGGCGTGCGGCAGGATAAGACCCTATTTCCCGCGGAACTCTCGCTGACCTTTTGGAACGATGGCGAGGGCAGGCAATTCGGTGCAATCATACGCGACGTTTCGGAACGCCATCGCGCCCAGGAGCACATGCGCTACCTGACCCATTTCGATCGGCTGACGGCGCTTCCCAACAGGGTGCGGTTTATCGAGGTGATCGAGGACGAGCTTAGAGGAGCGTCCATATTTTGCGTGCTCAAGGTTGGGCTCGACCGGTTCAAGATGATCAATTCCTCGATCGGCATGGCCGGCGGCGATGCCGTGCTGAGGGCGACTGCCGAACGTATTGTTCGAACCGCGGGGCCTGACGCTTTCGTCGGGCGCATCGGCGCCGACGAGTTTGGCGTCTTGCTGCGGAGCAAGGATTCGCATCATGCCAAATCCGTCGGTGATCAAATCCTCGCGGCTATGAGCGAGCCGTTCCATGTCCATGGATCTATCAGCCATGTTGGCGCGAGCATAGGAATAGCATCCTGTTCCGGTCCGTTGCATTTCGAAAATGCCGATGCCGTGTTGAAATGCAGCATGCTCGCTCTTCTGCATGCGAAAAAGACGGGCGGGCGCCGGGTTGAATTGTACCGGCCGCAACTCAGCCAGCAAGCCGAAGAGCGCCGGCATCTTGAAGACGAATTGCGGCTTGCCTTTGCGCGCCGCGAGTTTGAGCTTTATTTCCAGCCGCAAGTGCGGGTGGGCACGAGGGATATCGTGGGCGCCGAGGCTCTCTTGCGATGGAACCATCCCGAACGGGGTCTTCTCTTGCCGAGCGCCTTCCTCTCAACCCTCGAGTCGAGCGAGATCGCCGTCGATGTCGGTCTATGGATTATCAATGCTGCCTGCGCTTTCGCCGTGGAGCTTGTCCTGTCCGGTCATATGATCCGCATGGGGGTCAATCTATTCGCGGCTCAGTTGCGCGCCGAAAATCTCGATATCATGGTGGGCACGGCTCTTTCGACCCACCGTCTGCCCGCCAATTTGCTTGAGCTTGAAATCACCGAGACCACAATACTCGGGCTTCATGACGGCGTGATCGAGTCCTTGCGCAACCTTCGTAAGCGCGGCGTCAGCATCGCCTTCGACGATTACGGGACGGGCTACGCCTCTTTGAGTTTGCTGAAACGCTATCCGTTGACGCGTTTAAAGATCGATGTGGAATTCGTGAAGGGACTTTTGACAGATCCCGATGATGCGGCGATCGTGCGAGCCGTGCTCGCGCTTGGCCGCAGCATGGGATTTCACGTCATTGCCGAAGGGGTGGAAACGTCGCAGCAATTGGCGAAACTGATCGATTTCGGCTGTGAGGAAGTCCAAGGCTATCTTTTCGGCAAGCCGATGCCAGCCGCGCAATTTTTGAAGCTTTTGAAAAAGGGCGCGGCGTCGGAGGCTGCCTGA
- a CDS encoding DMT family transporter yields MTYVYLFIAIASEVCATTFLKLSEGFTKPMPLIVTALGYGLAFYFLSLTLKTIPTGVAYAIWSGVGIVLIAAIAWLFQGQRLDAAAVIGIALIIAGIVVMTALSKAAAH; encoded by the coding sequence ATGACCTATGTTTACCTTTTCATTGCTATCGCCTCAGAGGTTTGCGCCACGACCTTTCTGAAACTGTCGGAGGGCTTCACGAAGCCCATGCCCTTGATCGTTACGGCGCTTGGCTATGGGCTCGCCTTCTACTTTTTATCGCTCACGCTGAAGACCATACCGACCGGCGTCGCCTATGCCATCTGGTCGGGGGTCGGCATCGTTTTGATCGCGGCGATCGCATGGCTCTTTCAAGGGCAAAGACTGGATGCCGCCGCGGTGATCGGCATCGCGCTCATCATCGCAGGCATCGTCGTGATGACCGCACTCTCCAAAGCAGCCGCGCATTAG
- a CDS encoding FdhF/YdeP family oxidoreductase has product MAQMRKPSDEHASAGGWGAVNAAEQQLGKQGILLRGNRVLLSMNKPGGFDCPSCAWPDPKVPHVAEYCENGAKAVAWEATRKRTAPEFFAQHTVEELKGWSDHALEDNGRLTHPMRYNPGTDKYEPVDWDVALREIGAFVRSLDPNRVELYTSGRTSNEAAFLWQLYGRLIGTNNFPDCSNMCHETTSVALPESIGVGKGTVVMEDWHHCDALFIIGQNPGTNSPRMLGNLHDMARRGIPIVSFNPLRERGLVRFTDPQNPVEMLTGTGQEISSNFFQLRTGGDIMALQGVCKVVIEADDAAKAAGAPRVLDVGFIEEHTHGFEAFADYVRSLTWQQIERFTALTRKQIEQAADIYMKAERVIICWGMGITQHRHGGDAMQQIVNLLLLRGNIGRLGAGASPIRGHSNVQGDRTVGIYQKPKEPFLAKLDKVFGFHNPRAGGHDTVECCEAILRGEVDAFLGMGGNFFRAVPDFERVAAKVGGIKLTVQIATKLNRSHLIHARQAYILPALGRTELDLQNGVKQTVTVEDSFSMVHGSSGLLTPASEFCRSEPWIVSELAKATVADRAVIDWDAFVADYGLIRDKIEAVFPDLFENFNAQIAQPGGFHLPNGARERVWNTPTGKANFLFKPGMMDEDDDAPETPHLQLMTVRSHDQFNTTVYSLNDRYRDIVNDRMVVFMNEGDMAELGLSAGSLIEFTSAIEDGVERRASGFKVVPFDVPRGCCAAYYPETNNVLPLSHRDERSNTPAAKSVPVTIKAMQPLEPVVERVLETADGYSPYAPMAVPIA; this is encoded by the coding sequence ATGGCTCAAATGCGTAAGCCTTCTGACGAGCATGCCTCGGCCGGCGGCTGGGGTGCTGTAAACGCAGCAGAGCAGCAACTCGGCAAGCAGGGGATTTTATTGAGGGGAAACCGGGTCCTTTTGTCGATGAACAAACCCGGCGGTTTCGATTGCCCAAGCTGTGCCTGGCCGGATCCGAAGGTGCCGCATGTCGCCGAATATTGCGAGAACGGCGCCAAGGCCGTCGCCTGGGAAGCCACGCGAAAGCGCACGGCGCCGGAGTTTTTTGCGCAACACACGGTCGAAGAGCTCAAGGGCTGGAGCGATCATGCACTGGAAGACAATGGCCGCCTAACGCATCCGATGCGCTATAATCCGGGGACGGACAAATATGAGCCTGTTGATTGGGATGTGGCCTTGCGCGAGATTGGCGCCTTTGTGCGGTCGCTCGATCCCAATCGCGTCGAACTCTATACCTCTGGCCGCACCTCGAACGAGGCAGCCTTTCTCTGGCAGCTTTACGGGCGCTTGATCGGTACCAATAATTTTCCCGATTGCTCGAACATGTGCCACGAGACGACCTCCGTTGCGCTGCCCGAAAGCATCGGCGTCGGCAAGGGCACGGTGGTGATGGAGGATTGGCATCATTGCGATGCGCTCTTCATCATCGGCCAGAACCCCGGCACGAACAGCCCGCGCATGTTGGGCAATTTGCACGATATGGCGAGGCGCGGCATCCCGATCGTCAGCTTCAACCCGCTGCGCGAGCGGGGACTTGTCAGATTCACCGATCCGCAAAATCCCGTCGAAATGCTGACCGGTACGGGGCAGGAGATCAGCTCGAATTTCTTTCAGCTGCGCACGGGCGGCGACATCATGGCTCTGCAGGGCGTCTGCAAGGTCGTGATCGAGGCCGACGATGCCGCGAAGGCGGCAGGTGCGCCGCGTGTTCTCGATGTCGGCTTCATCGAGGAACACACGCATGGCTTCGAGGCTTTCGCCGATTACGTCCGTTCGCTCACCTGGCAGCAGATCGAGCGTTTCACGGCACTGACGCGCAAGCAGATCGAGCAGGCGGCCGACATCTATATGAAGGCTGAGCGCGTCATCATCTGCTGGGGAATGGGGATCACCCAGCATCGCCATGGCGGCGACGCCATGCAGCAGATTGTCAATCTTCTGCTCTTGCGCGGCAATATCGGAAGGCTCGGTGCGGGCGCTTCGCCGATTCGGGGCCATTCGAATGTCCAAGGTGATCGCACCGTGGGCATTTATCAAAAGCCGAAGGAGCCTTTCCTCGCCAAACTGGATAAGGTCTTCGGCTTTCATAATCCGCGTGCAGGCGGTCATGATACGGTCGAATGCTGCGAAGCGATCCTGCGCGGCGAGGTCGATGCTTTCCTCGGCATGGGCGGCAATTTCTTTCGCGCCGTCCCCGACTTCGAGCGGGTGGCGGCAAAAGTGGGCGGCATCAAGCTCACCGTGCAGATCGCCACCAAGCTCAATCGCAGCCATCTGATCCACGCCAGGCAGGCCTATATCCTTCCGGCGCTCGGGCGCACCGAACTCGATCTCCAAAACGGTGTGAAGCAGACGGTGACGGTCGAGGATAGTTTCTCGATGGTGCATGGGTCGAGCGGTCTTCTGACGCCTGCGAGCGAATTCTGCCGCTCGGAGCCCTGGATCGTCTCGGAATTGGCGAAGGCGACCGTCGCCGACCGCGCCGTTATCGATTGGGATGCCTTCGTCGCGGATTACGGACTGATCCGCGACAAGATCGAGGCCGTCTTCCCCGATCTGTTCGAAAACTTCAATGCGCAGATCGCGCAGCCCGGCGGCTTCCATCTGCCGAACGGGGCCAGAGAGCGCGTATGGAATACGCCTACGGGCAAGGCCAATTTCCTCTTCAAGCCCGGCATGATGGACGAGGACGACGATGCGCCGGAAACGCCTCATCTGCAATTGATGACAGTGCGCAGCCACGATCAGTTCAACACGACCGTCTATTCCTTGAACGATCGCTACCGCGACATCGTAAACGACCGGATGGTCGTCTTCATGAACGAAGGCGACATGGCGGAACTCGGCCTTTCCGCGGGCTCGTTGATCGAATTCACCTCTGCCATCGAAGATGGGGTCGAGCGGCGCGCCAGCGGATTCAAGGTCGTGCCCTTCGATGTCCCGCGCGGCTGCTGCGCGGCCTATTATCCGGAGACCAACAATGTGCTGCCTCTGTCGCATCGCGACGAGCGCAGCAATACGCCGGCGGCGAAGTCCGTGCCGGTGACGATCAAGGCCATGCAGCCGCTGGAACCCGTTGTGGAGCGCGTGCTTGAGACCGCGGACGGCTACTCGCCTTACGCGCCGATGGCGGTGCCGATCGCTTAG
- a CDS encoding response regulator, which produces MELLPKTQSFTSSPPLAEPVEMPSLILVVEDEVLIRMMVAETLADVGFQISEAANGRSALAAIEAAGEELRCVILDVGLPDVSGEHLIDKIRALRPQMPIIVTTGYDTNELRRKLHDDPFARILTKPFQPEMLNTILREWGISA; this is translated from the coding sequence ATGGAACTCCTGCCAAAAACCCAAAGCTTTACCTCATCTCCTCCATTGGCTGAGCCGGTCGAGATGCCGTCCCTTATTTTGGTGGTTGAGGACGAAGTTCTGATCCGCATGATGGTCGCCGAAACGCTCGCCGACGTGGGCTTCCAAATCAGCGAAGCGGCCAATGGCCGATCAGCTTTGGCGGCGATCGAAGCCGCCGGAGAAGAGCTGCGGTGCGTCATTCTCGACGTCGGCCTGCCCGATGTGAGCGGCGAGCATCTGATCGATAAGATCCGGGCTCTGAGACCGCAGATGCCGATCATCGTCACAACCGGCTACGATACGAATGAGTTGCGGCGGAAACTGCACGATGATCCGTTTGCGCGGATTCTGACGAAGCCGTTCCAGCCGGAGATGCTGAACACAATTCTGAGGGAGTGGGGCATTAGCGCGTGA
- a CDS encoding helix-turn-helix transcriptional regulator: MNQKAERAFCDPARLEEIISSLSEGVIVLDESGSLVWANDAALGQHGLASLKGLGAHYKDYAARFELRYRNNHRLDENAYPMARAVAGEMFQDVVVEVRKTDEDEALWVHSVRSFHADDPSDGKIAFLIINDLTEQYQAEQRFEAAFNANPAPAIICRLSDLRYVKVNPGFLEMTGYAREDLVGRSAYEIDVLSQASKRELAMERLKENRTIPQMEAAVPLPDGKKKFVIVAGEPIQYSDEACMLFTFADLDPLKGTEHALRQSEERFSKSFQLSPAPQAITTLKEFKITEINQAFRDLFGYAEDEIIGHKATDLILWDDKMAQRQIEGTFEKTGFIDKVDLKIQTKNEVAADCLVSAATVTIGDELCVLWVIQDIADRKRSEDELVAAIEAVMEDTSWFSRTVVEKLAGLRRATKPSSQPSIELDELTNRERDILGLICQGQSDEDMSKSLGLSPNTIRNHVSSLFRKIGVRRRAAAIIWARERGVSGRDAGLRLKAKRPKARKPAQK; the protein is encoded by the coding sequence ATGAATCAAAAGGCTGAACGTGCATTCTGCGATCCGGCGCGCTTGGAAGAGATCATCTCTTCCCTGTCCGAAGGGGTCATCGTACTCGATGAAAGCGGCAGTCTCGTCTGGGCAAACGATGCCGCGCTAGGCCAACACGGATTGGCTTCCCTCAAAGGTCTCGGTGCGCATTACAAGGATTACGCGGCGCGCTTCGAGCTTCGATATCGCAATAATCACAGGCTCGACGAGAACGCCTATCCCATGGCGCGCGCCGTCGCCGGCGAAATGTTTCAAGATGTCGTGGTCGAGGTGCGCAAGACCGATGAAGACGAAGCCTTATGGGTGCACTCGGTGCGCAGTTTCCACGCCGATGATCCGTCCGACGGCAAGATCGCCTTTCTCATCATCAATGACCTCACCGAACAATATCAGGCCGAGCAAAGATTCGAGGCGGCCTTCAATGCCAATCCGGCGCCGGCAATCATCTGCCGCCTGTCCGATCTGCGCTATGTCAAGGTCAATCCCGGGTTTCTCGAGATGACCGGCTATGCGCGCGAGGATCTTGTCGGGCGCTCAGCCTATGAGATCGATGTGCTTTCGCAAGCCTCCAAACGCGAGCTGGCGATGGAGCGGTTGAAGGAGAATCGTACCATTCCGCAAATGGAGGCCGCGGTTCCGCTTCCCGATGGCAAAAAGAAATTTGTCATCGTCGCCGGCGAACCGATTCAATACAGTGACGAAGCCTGCATGCTGTTTACCTTCGCCGATCTCGATCCGCTGAAAGGTACCGAACATGCCTTGCGCCAAAGCGAGGAACGATTCTCCAAATCGTTTCAGCTTTCGCCGGCGCCGCAGGCGATCACGACTCTGAAAGAGTTCAAGATCACGGAAATCAATCAGGCCTTCCGCGATCTTTTTGGATATGCCGAGGACGAAATCATCGGACATAAAGCCACGGATCTCATTCTTTGGGACGATAAAATGGCCCAGCGCCAGATCGAAGGCACCTTCGAAAAGACCGGCTTTATCGACAAGGTCGATCTCAAGATTCAAACCAAGAATGAAGTGGCGGCCGATTGCCTCGTCTCCGCGGCGACCGTGACGATCGGCGACGAACTCTGCGTTCTTTGGGTTATCCAAGACATAGCCGATCGCAAGCGCTCGGAAGATGAATTGGTCGCGGCGATTGAAGCCGTCATGGAAGATACCTCCTGGTTCAGCCGCACCGTCGTCGAAAAACTGGCCGGGCTGCGCCGCGCGACAAAGCCGTCGTCCCAACCGTCGATCGAACTTGACGAGCTGACCAATCGCGAACGCGACATCCTCGGTCTGATCTGCCAAGGCCAGAGCGATGAAGACATGAGCAAGAGTCTCGGCCTGTCGCCAAACACGATTCGCAACCACGTCTCTTCGCTGTTCCGCAAGATCGGCGTCAGGCGCCGAGCCGCGGCGATCATCTGGGCAAGAGAGCGCGGCGTCAGCGGGCGCGATGCCGGCCTCAGACTCAAGGCCAAGCGTCCAAAGGCGCGCAAGCCGGCTCAAAAGTGA
- a CDS encoding DUF192 domain-containing protein — MTRWVFAVSGCLCAFALLFGFLAIPSGVSAEERAQSLEKLSIVTASGTHDFSVEVMRTPPELEHGLMFRRFLPPDRGMLFDFKTERPVMMWMKNTYLPLDMVFIAKSGRVVGIAENAEPLSEKIIPSGAPTYGVLELNAGTAAKIDLKIGDEVHHSLFGK; from the coding sequence ATGACGCGATGGGTTTTTGCCGTCTCTGGCTGTCTTTGCGCTTTTGCTCTTCTTTTCGGTTTCCTTGCCATCCCCTCTGGCGTCTCGGCTGAGGAGCGAGCGCAGTCGCTCGAAAAGCTGTCGATCGTCACCGCAAGCGGGACGCATGACTTCTCGGTCGAGGTCATGCGCACGCCGCCCGAACTCGAACATGGCCTCATGTTCCGCCGGTTTCTGCCGCCGGACCGCGGCATGCTCTTCGATTTCAAGACTGAGCGGCCGGTCATGATGTGGATGAAAAATACCTATCTGCCGCTCGATATGGTCTTTATCGCGAAATCGGGCCGTGTCGTCGGCATTGCCGAGAATGCCGAGCCTTTGTCGGAAAAAATCATCCCATCGGGGGCTCCGACTTATGGCGTGCTGGAGCTCAATGCCGGAACGGCGGCCAAGATCGACCTCAAAATCGGCGATGAGGTCCATCACAGCCTCTTCGGCAAATAG
- a CDS encoding Sir2 family NAD-dependent protein deacetylase has product MTVIVSELEEARTLLREAIDQANKIVAFTGAGLSTECGVPDFRSKNSPWLRYKPIEFDLFMSDVLMREEAWRRKFALDDIYGRAEPGRGHYALANLIASGKMAAIVTQNIDNLQQMSGVAEEHIIELHGNGTYATCVKCGLRYELNEIRRAFDATGAAPDCPACGGPIKAATVSFGQPMPEEPMRRALAVTADCDLFLAIGSSLVVYPAASFPSLARQHGARLVILNGEQTPLDDVADLVLRGDIGDILQPFAS; this is encoded by the coding sequence TTGACCGTCATTGTGTCGGAGCTGGAAGAAGCGCGAACTTTATTGCGCGAAGCGATCGATCAGGCGAATAAAATCGTTGCCTTCACCGGGGCTGGCCTTTCGACCGAATGCGGCGTGCCTGATTTCCGCTCGAAGAACTCGCCTTGGCTGCGTTACAAGCCGATCGAATTCGATCTCTTCATGTCGGATGTCTTGATGCGCGAAGAAGCTTGGCGGCGGAAATTCGCATTGGACGATATCTATGGCCGGGCGGAGCCGGGGCGGGGCCATTACGCGCTCGCCAATCTGATCGCAAGCGGCAAAATGGCGGCGATCGTCACTCAAAATATCGATAATTTGCAACAAATGTCAGGCGTCGCCGAAGAGCATATCATCGAGCTTCATGGCAACGGCACTTACGCCACATGCGTGAAATGCGGGCTGCGCTACGAGCTCAATGAGATTCGCCGCGCCTTCGACGCGACCGGCGCCGCGCCCGACTGCCCCGCTTGCGGAGGGCCGATCAAAGCCGCGACCGTTTCATTCGGTCAGCCTATGCCTGAGGAGCCTATGCGCCGAGCCTTGGCCGTAACCGCCGACTGCGATCTGTTCCTGGCCATAGGCTCATCTCTCGTGGTTTATCCGGCGGCGTCCTTCCCGTCGCTTGCGCGCCAGCATGGGGCGCGGCTTGTGATCCTCAATGGCGAGCAAACGCCCCTCGACGATGTCGCGGATCTCGTTTTGCGCGGGGATATCGGGGATATTCTGCAGCCTTTCGCATCCTGA
- a CDS encoding cold-shock protein, giving the protein MGIQHKNPTSVSSEPTALDGAASLEALDLVEVAGRIKWFDVAKGYGFIVPDDGAADVLLHVTVLRKDGFQTAREGARVVCEAAVRAKGLQVFRVLSMDETTAVHPTQLPPARTHVQVTPSGGFEIAIVKWFNRTRGFGFLTRGDGTEDIFVHMETLRRYGITELNPGEGLLVRFGDGPKGLMAAEVRPLEAVLPPSH; this is encoded by the coding sequence TTGGGTATTCAGCACAAGAATCCCACTTCGGTATCAAGCGAACCCACTGCGTTAGACGGCGCTGCGAGTCTCGAGGCGCTCGACCTCGTCGAGGTTGCCGGACGCATCAAATGGTTCGATGTCGCGAAGGGCTATGGTTTCATCGTCCCTGACGATGGCGCGGCCGACGTTCTCCTCCATGTCACCGTTCTGCGCAAGGATGGCTTTCAAACGGCGCGCGAAGGCGCGCGTGTCGTCTGCGAAGCGGCCGTGCGAGCAAAAGGGCTTCAGGTCTTCCGCGTCCTTTCCATGGATGAAACGACCGCCGTCCATCCGACGCAATTGCCGCCAGCACGCACGCATGTGCAAGTGACGCCTTCGGGTGGCTTTGAGATCGCAATCGTCAAATGGTTTAACCGGACGCGCGGTTTCGGTTTCCTCACGCGCGGCGATGGGACGGAAGATATTTTCGTCCATATGGAAACCTTGCGGCGTTATGGAATCACGGAGCTCAATCCGGGCGAGGGCCTGCTCGTGCGCTTTGGCGACGGGCCGAAAGGATTGATGGCGGCGGAAGTCCGCCCGCTCGAGGCCGTCCTGCCGCCCTCACATTGA
- a CDS encoding cupin domain-containing protein — protein sequence MNAQSKSPDFGRFDVYDIAKAFPASADTLLLDTYLTNEEEASARIFRVYRETPPHYHEKSDEYLYVLSGKGTFWMGSPENGGEFAQGQLLFFKKRTVHALPTIIEGPVVFLSIDTPRRDPKDIIFINPADGTPESFISGR from the coding sequence ATGAATGCACAGAGCAAAAGCCCGGATTTCGGGCGCTTCGACGTCTACGATATAGCCAAAGCCTTCCCGGCATCGGCGGACACGCTGCTGCTCGACACCTATCTGACCAATGAGGAGGAGGCAAGCGCGCGCATCTTCCGCGTCTATCGGGAAACCCCGCCGCATTATCACGAGAAGAGCGACGAATATCTCTATGTGCTGTCGGGCAAGGGCACGTTCTGGATGGGCAGCCCGGAGAACGGCGGAGAATTCGCGCAGGGCCAGCTTTTGTTCTTCAAGAAACGCACGGTCCATGCGTTGCCGACGATCATCGAAGGGCCGGTCGTATTTCTATCGATCGATACGCCGCGCCGCGATCCGAAGGACATCATCTTCATCAATCCGGCGGATGGCACACCCGAAAGCTTCATCAGCGGGCGCTGA